A single genomic interval of Campylobacter sp. MIT 12-8780 harbors:
- the exbD gene encoding TonB system transport protein ExbD — MIKVPKNEGLNIVPFIDIMLVLLAIVLSISTFIAHGQIKVELPKSEFATSANDDKEKFLIAIDEENSFYLDDKPISLESLEQELNKLDKKTLVELKADKDAKFESFIQIIDLLKGKEHENFQIITERQTR; from the coding sequence ATGATTAAAGTGCCTAAAAACGAGGGTTTAAACATAGTGCCTTTTATAGACATTATGCTTGTTTTGCTTGCTATTGTTTTAAGTATTTCAACTTTTATCGCTCACGGACAGATCAAAGTTGAGCTTCCAAAGTCTGAATTTGCCACTTCTGCAAATGATGATAAGGAAAAATTTCTCATCGCTATCGATGAAGAAAATTCATTTTATCTTGATGATAAGCCTATTAGTTTAGAAAGCTTAGAACAAGAGCTTAACAAGCTTGATAAAAAAACCCTTGTCGAGCTTAAAGCTGATAAAGACGCCAAATTTGAAAGCTTTATACAAATCATTGATTTGCTTAAGGGCAAAGAACACGAGAATTTCCAAATCATCACAGAAAGGCAAACAAGATGA
- the exbB gene encoding TonB-system energizer ExbB codes for MEFLKAHIDWIILGILGIMAFLALWCVIERLLFFRKINMSEYQNQQEFDNALSENLTTLYIIYSNAPYIGLLGTVIGIMVVFYDMGLSGNIDVKSIVVGLSLALKATALGLLVAIPSLMAYNALLRKISILSSHYQNKDAKND; via the coding sequence ATGGAATTTTTAAAGGCTCATATTGATTGGATTATCTTAGGAATTCTTGGGATAATGGCTTTTTTAGCACTTTGGTGCGTGATCGAACGACTGCTTTTTTTTAGAAAGATTAATATGAGCGAATATCAAAATCAGCAGGAATTTGATAATGCTTTGAGCGAAAATTTAACAACCTTATATATCATTTATTCAAATGCACCTTATATAGGACTTTTAGGAACGGTTATTGGGATTATGGTGGTGTTTTATGATATGGGGCTTTCAGGCAATATCGATGTAAAATCCATAGTCGTAGGGCTTTCTTTAGCCTTAAAAGCTACGGCTTTGGGGCTTTTAGTGGCTATCCCTTCTTTGATGGCGTATAATGCCTTGCTTCGTAAAATTTCAATTTTAAGCTCACATTATCAAAACAAAGACGCAAAAAATGATTAA
- a CDS encoding 7-carboxy-7-deazaguanine synthase QueE: MQIVEYFLSIQGEGKFAGNLALFVRFAGCNFNCFGFGVKKQMQDKILVGCDTLRAVWTKEFKNSYQDLSAKELLDTISTLIQDKKPIIIITGGEPLLHHQSAEFISFIKALLESGFEVHFETNASIFIDFDKFPLYKNCIFAMGVKLSNSGLSQKERLHFEAIQAIISNAKMSFYKFVLDEKMIVSNKAYEEIEYILEKAKAEVFCMPMGHNELELKTNALKIAEFCIKNGYNYSDRIHIRLWGEKEGV; encoded by the coding sequence TTGCAGATTGTAGAGTATTTTTTAAGCATACAAGGTGAGGGTAAATTTGCTGGGAACTTAGCTTTGTTTGTGCGTTTTGCGGGCTGTAATTTTAACTGCTTTGGTTTTGGAGTAAAAAAACAAATGCAAGATAAAATCCTTGTGGGCTGTGATACCTTACGCGCTGTTTGGACAAAAGAATTTAAAAACTCTTATCAAGACTTAAGTGCTAAAGAGCTTTTAGATACAATTTCAACACTTATTCAAGATAAAAAACCTATCATCATTATCACAGGAGGCGAGCCCTTGCTTCATCATCAAAGTGCTGAATTTATCAGCTTTATCAAGGCTTTGCTTGAGAGTGGTTTTGAGGTGCATTTTGAGACAAATGCGAGTATTTTTATTGATTTTGATAAATTTCCACTTTATAAAAACTGCATTTTTGCTATGGGCGTAAAGCTTAGTAATAGCGGTTTAAGCCAAAAAGAACGACTTCATTTTGAGGCTATACAAGCGATCATTTCAAATGCTAAGATGAGTTTTTATAAATTTGTTTTAGATGAAAAGATGATCGTTTCAAATAAGGCTTATGAGGAGATAGAATACATACTTGAAAAAGCCAAAGCTGAGGTTTTTTGTATGCCTATGGGGCATAATGAGCTTGAGCTTAAAACTAATGCTTTAAAAATTGCTGAATTTTGCATAAAAAATGGCTATAATTATTCAGATAGAATTCACATCAGGCTTTGGGGAGAAAAAGAAGGCGTATGA
- a CDS encoding 6-pyruvoyl trahydropterin synthase family protein, producing MIIRKLFEFENAHIVRFCTSKRCKTSIHGHSYKVEVLLESKFLDNAGMVYDFGLLKQEIRQIIDSFDHAITLFKDDDEAYLKDMKKHSKRWVSLGVNASAENFCRVFFVLIDTLLSKTKMQNGEKGVNLQSIIVHETRSGYAQGFKEDAYSEHLPPIKLDEIEFSKEIQSDWDDGLFFEKLKGEYEFINKKEL from the coding sequence ATGATTATACGAAAATTATTTGAGTTTGAAAACGCACACATCGTTAGATTTTGCACTTCAAAGCGGTGCAAAACGAGCATTCACGGGCATTCTTATAAGGTAGAAGTTTTGCTTGAAAGCAAGTTTTTAGATAATGCTGGTATGGTGTATGATTTTGGGCTTTTAAAACAAGAAATTCGTCAGATCATCGATAGCTTTGATCATGCTATCACGCTTTTTAAAGATGACGATGAGGCGTATTTAAAAGATATGAAAAAGCATTCTAAACGTTGGGTGAGCTTGGGTGTAAATGCAAGTGCGGAGAATTTTTGTCGTGTATTTTTTGTGCTGATTGATACCTTGCTTTCAAAAACAAAAATGCAAAATGGCGAAAAAGGCGTAAATTTGCAAAGCATTATCGTGCATGAAACACGAAGCGGTTACGCACAAGGCTTTAAAGAAGATGCTTACAGCGAGCATTTACCGCCTATAAAGCTTGATGAGATCGAGTTTTCAAAAGAAATTCAAAGCGATTGGGACGATGGGCTTTTTTTTGAAAAACTCAAAGGCGAGTATGAATTTATCAACAAAAAGGAGCTTTGA
- a CDS encoding 16S rRNA (uracil(1498)-N(3))-methyltransferase, with protein sequence MQFLYHEKAGEARICLENEAFLHLKARRAKLNESLKLRNLNDIFLYEYTICEFDKKHAVLELKKSEEKPEFSSGIRLALAMIDTGVLEKTLPILNELGLEELLLVYADFSQRNFKLDLGRLRRILIASCEQCGRASLMKISVFKSSDEFKKAYAGAILLDFEGEELKSFSDYKKEIFFIGAEGGFSQRERELFAKKVKLTHPYILKSQSAAISVLANLSLG encoded by the coding sequence ATGCAGTTTTTATATCATGAAAAAGCCGGCGAAGCTCGTATTTGCCTAGAAAATGAAGCTTTTTTACACCTTAAAGCAAGAAGAGCAAAACTAAATGAAAGCCTAAAACTTAGGAATTTAAACGATATTTTTTTGTATGAATATACAATTTGTGAATTTGATAAAAAACACGCTGTGCTTGAGCTGAAAAAAAGCGAAGAAAAGCCGGAATTTTCAAGTGGTATAAGGCTTGCTTTAGCTATGATTGATACAGGCGTGCTTGAAAAAACTCTACCCATTTTAAACGAACTTGGTTTAGAAGAACTTTTACTTGTGTATGCTGATTTTTCTCAACGCAATTTTAAACTTGATTTAGGACGTTTGAGGCGAATTTTGATTGCTTCTTGCGAGCAGTGCGGGCGGGCAAGTTTAATGAAAATTTCAGTTTTTAAGAGTAGTGATGAGTTTAAAAAGGCTTATGCTGGGGCTATTTTGCTTGATTTTGAAGGAGAGGAGTTAAAAAGCTTTAGTGATTATAAAAAAGAAATTTTTTTCATTGGTGCAGAAGGGGGATTTTCTCAGCGAGAAAGAGAACTTTTTGCAAAAAAAGTAAAGCTCACACACCCTTATATCCTCAAAAGTCAAAGTGCGGCTATAAGCGTGCTTGCGAATTTAAGTTTGGGCTAA
- the rpmE gene encoding 50S ribosomal protein L31, with protein sequence MKKDIHPEFVECKVTCACGNSFTTKSNKAEIRVDICSNCHPFFTGSEKIVDAAGRVEKFKKKYAMQ encoded by the coding sequence ATGAAAAAAGACATACACCCAGAATTTGTAGAATGCAAAGTAACTTGTGCGTGCGGAAACAGCTTTACAACAAAGTCAAACAAGGCTGAAATTCGCGTTGATATTTGTTCAAACTGCCATCCTTTCTTTACCGGTAGTGAAAAAATCGTCGATGCGGCAGGTCGTGTAGAGAAATTTAAGAAAAAATACGCTATGCAATAA
- the rsmI gene encoding 16S rRNA (cytidine(1402)-2'-O)-methyltransferase codes for MLYLIPTPIGNLADISYRAIELLKTCKIVLCEDTRVCKSLLHLLSQKFELCFENKEFISFHSHNEKEVLASLNADFFKQDIIFMSDAGMPCVSDPGSVLVDFALKNNIAYEVLPGANAAITAFAASGFGVKEFIFMGFLSNKGKQRQNELENLLLNPFVSIVYEAPTRVLALLESLALLDPQRIIFIIKEISKKFEKKFKASAQELLNILQNENLNGEWVLVIDANKETNFARSTLNESDILALDISLKEKSKLLAKITQKNAKELYNKLLLSQNKVE; via the coding sequence ATGCTCTATCTTATCCCCACGCCCATAGGCAACTTAGCTGATATTTCTTATCGGGCGATAGAGCTTTTAAAGACTTGTAAAATCGTGCTTTGTGAAGATACAAGGGTTTGTAAATCCTTGCTTCATTTGCTAAGCCAAAAATTCGAGCTTTGTTTTGAAAACAAAGAATTTATCTCCTTTCATAGCCATAACGAAAAAGAAGTGCTTGCTTCTTTAAATGCTGATTTTTTTAAACAAGATATTATTTTTATGAGCGATGCGGGTATGCCTTGCGTGAGTGATCCGGGCAGTGTTTTAGTCGATTTTGCGTTGAAAAATAATATAGCTTATGAGGTTTTACCCGGAGCAAATGCTGCTATTACTGCATTTGCAGCAAGTGGTTTTGGGGTGAAAGAATTTATCTTTATGGGTTTTTTAAGCAACAAAGGTAAGCAACGACAAAATGAGCTTGAAAATTTGCTTTTAAATCCTTTTGTGAGTATAGTTTATGAAGCCCCAACTCGCGTTTTAGCTTTGCTTGAAAGCTTAGCCTTGCTTGATCCACAAAGAATAATCTTTATCATTAAAGAAATCAGCAAAAAATTTGAAAAAAAATTCAAAGCTTCAGCACAAGAGCTTTTAAACATACTTCAAAACGAAAATTTAAATGGCGAATGGGTGCTGGTTATTGACGCAAACAAAGAAACAAATTTTGCCAGAAGCACTTTAAATGAGAGTGATATCTTAGCTCTTGATATTTCCTTAAAAGAAAAAAGCAAACTTTTAGCAAAAATCACTCAAAAAAATGCAAAAGAGCTTTATAACAAACTGCTTTTAAGTCAAAATAAGGTAGAATGA